A single Gemmatimonadaceae bacterium DNA region contains:
- a CDS encoding efflux RND transporter periplasmic adaptor subunit, translating to MATAVGCAAILGLAGCGKSQGGAPPAFPPPQVGTVTVEPHVVPVPFAFEGQVEPFRRVEVRARVQGIIEERPFTEGAVVTKGQLLYRLDRVRYEAAYLGDLATYNNATRTLARLEPLLAKHAVAQQDVDNARTAVDASKAALDQAKKDLDDTEIRAEISGRVGRTQLDLGARVTGPSDLLTTIDQLDPVYVTFHPSSQQLLQWSEDPRTRALIRPGSPLAVHIVLPDGSTFPRAGRINFIAPSLDSATGTQEFRAEFANADRALVPGEFVHVQLDGLTRPDALTVPQRAVQQGLGRQFVYVVGPGDTVSTRDVKPGPWTGFEWVIDSGLTAGDRVVVDGVQKVGPGRKVTPVAAGDSTVPTGAPPAPGRSAAPARKTP from the coding sequence TTGGCGACGGCCGTCGGATGCGCGGCCATACTCGGACTCGCCGGGTGCGGCAAGAGCCAGGGCGGTGCTCCGCCCGCCTTCCCGCCGCCGCAGGTGGGGACGGTCACGGTCGAGCCGCACGTGGTGCCGGTTCCCTTCGCATTCGAGGGCCAGGTGGAGCCGTTCCGCCGCGTGGAAGTGCGGGCCCGCGTGCAGGGCATCATCGAGGAGCGGCCGTTCACCGAAGGGGCCGTCGTCACCAAGGGCCAGCTGCTCTACCGGCTGGACCGCGTGCGCTACGAAGCGGCGTATCTGGGTGACCTCGCCACCTACAACAACGCGACGCGCACGTTGGCCCGGCTCGAGCCGTTGCTCGCCAAACACGCCGTGGCCCAGCAGGACGTGGACAATGCCCGCACGGCCGTCGACGCATCGAAGGCTGCGCTCGACCAAGCCAAGAAGGACCTCGACGACACGGAGATCCGCGCCGAGATCAGCGGGCGTGTGGGACGTACGCAGCTCGATCTGGGGGCGCGGGTCACGGGCCCGAGCGACCTCCTGACCACGATCGACCAGCTCGATCCCGTGTACGTGACCTTCCACCCGTCATCGCAGCAGTTGCTGCAGTGGAGCGAGGACCCGCGCACGCGCGCGCTCATCCGACCGGGCAGTCCGCTGGCCGTGCACATCGTACTGCCCGACGGGTCGACGTTCCCGCGCGCCGGCCGCATCAACTTCATCGCCCCGTCGCTCGATTCGGCCACCGGCACGCAGGAGTTCCGCGCCGAATTCGCCAACGCAGACCGGGCGCTCGTTCCGGGCGAGTTCGTGCACGTACAACTCGACGGCCTCACGCGGCCCGACGCCCTCACCGTGCCCCAGCGCGCGGTGCAGCAGGGGTTGGGGCGGCAGTTCGTGTATGTGGTCGGCCCGGGCGATACGGTCTCGACGCGCGACGTGAAGCCCGGACCGTGGACCGGCTTCGAGTGGGTGATTGACAGCGGACTCACGGCGGGCGACCGGGTGGTCGTCGACGGCGTGCAGAAGGTCGGCCCGGGGCGTAAGGTCACGCCGGTAGCGGCGGGCGACTCGACGGTCCCGACCGGCGCGCCCCCCGCGCCCGGCAGGTCGGCCGCACCGGCGAGGAAGACTCCGTGA
- a CDS encoding glycosyltransferase family 39 protein, with protein MTIGLFVWLAITMLIGYAAVSAIWPAQTPRRLPIATVRLALAIGLGMGIGSCAQFIALVLFGPVRLPAVGADVIVLVLLVLLARVRARRTPGSEAGLPMPAPPGRLDRTMGWGMVGLLVIALITTVAFVLETPQGNWDAWGIYNLTARFVYLGGATWHHAFSQVLGIHPDYPLLLPGSVVRGWLYVGRDSVVVPIVVSGLFAYATLGLLAGSVWLLRGRRHGALVGVALLGTPFFLNSSAWQYADLPLAFFFLATIVFFALAERMTEDASWLLAASGLCAGLAAWTKNEGLLYVLILFAGLLVAHRRFLRDRADRRAIYAFLAGLIPVLAMVAYFKLAFAPPNDLVSGQGPATLHRILDMSRYWTIVGYAARILPRFPIILVALFLAVVGLDRTSGDRRAIGLGLFAIVLSAAGYFAVYVVTPLDLAVQLHRSLDRLVLQLLPLFLFAAFLVARIPEQGIGAEPQVHD; from the coding sequence GTGACGATCGGCCTCTTCGTGTGGCTCGCCATCACAATGCTCATCGGCTACGCGGCGGTCTCGGCGATCTGGCCCGCCCAGACGCCACGGCGCCTGCCCATAGCCACCGTGCGCCTTGCGCTGGCCATCGGCCTCGGCATGGGCATCGGCTCGTGCGCGCAGTTCATCGCGCTCGTCCTCTTCGGTCCGGTCCGGTTACCGGCGGTCGGCGCAGACGTCATCGTCCTCGTGCTGCTCGTGCTGCTGGCGCGGGTTCGGGCGCGCCGCACGCCCGGAAGCGAGGCCGGGCTCCCCATGCCGGCCCCGCCCGGCCGCCTCGATCGCACCATGGGGTGGGGCATGGTCGGCCTGCTGGTGATCGCGCTGATCACGACGGTCGCCTTCGTCCTTGAAACACCACAGGGCAACTGGGATGCGTGGGGCATCTACAATCTGACTGCGCGGTTCGTGTACCTGGGAGGCGCGACGTGGCATCACGCGTTCTCGCAGGTCCTTGGCATCCATCCCGACTACCCGCTCCTGCTTCCGGGATCGGTGGTGCGCGGCTGGCTGTATGTCGGTCGGGACAGCGTCGTCGTTCCCATCGTCGTGAGCGGCCTCTTCGCGTACGCGACCCTCGGACTTCTCGCCGGCTCCGTCTGGCTGCTTCGCGGCAGACGGCATGGGGCGCTCGTTGGCGTGGCCCTGCTGGGCACGCCGTTCTTCCTGAACAGCAGCGCGTGGCAGTACGCCGATCTTCCGCTCGCCTTCTTCTTCCTTGCGACGATCGTGTTCTTCGCCCTCGCGGAACGAATGACCGAGGATGCCTCGTGGCTTCTCGCCGCGTCGGGCCTTTGCGCCGGACTCGCGGCCTGGACCAAGAACGAGGGTCTCCTTTATGTCCTGATTCTGTTCGCTGGATTGTTGGTGGCGCATCGCCGATTCCTTCGTGACCGCGCCGATCGTCGTGCGATCTACGCCTTTCTGGCGGGGCTCATTCCGGTGCTGGCCATGGTGGCGTATTTCAAATTGGCATTCGCGCCGCCCAACGATCTCGTGTCCGGACAGGGACCGGCGACGCTGCACCGCATTCTGGATATGTCGAGGTACTGGACCATCGTCGGGTACGCCGCCCGGATCTTACCGCGATTCCCCATCATCCTCGTGGCGTTGTTCCTCGCCGTGGTCGGTCTGGATCGTACGTCGGGCGACCGGCGGGCGATCGGTCTGGGGCTGTTCGCCATCGTGCTCTCGGCCGCCGGCTATTTCGCGGTCTACGTGGTCACGCCGCTGGACCTCGCCGTACAGCTCCACCGGTCGCTCGACCGCCTCGTGCTGCAGCTCCTGCCGCTATTCCTGTTCGCGGCCTTTCTGGTGGCACGGATTCCGGAGCAGGGAATCGGGGCCGAGCCGCAGGTACACGATTAG
- a CDS encoding ChbG/HpnK family deacetylase, protein MIVNADDFGLSPAVTAGILEAHAAGTVSSTSMMVHCPGWDDAAARARATSTLGVGLHFNLLLGTPLTAAASLRRPTGEFLSLGALARRALRGALRTDDIVAECEAQLAALAGAGIRVTHIDSHRHTHALPVVHGAVARVAVAHGLPLRRPVESPLRFGGDPAGQVRGALVAWSWRLSSIGAPPTHAPDHFIGMSLQGRRRFASRLAHVLGSLPCGTSELMVHPGRVDAALAAIDGYTWPRERERAALTDPALVALFQRFEIALVDFSAL, encoded by the coding sequence CTGATCGTCAACGCCGACGACTTCGGCCTTTCGCCGGCGGTCACGGCGGGCATTCTCGAGGCACACGCCGCCGGGACCGTCAGTTCCACGTCCATGATGGTGCACTGCCCGGGCTGGGACGACGCGGCTGCACGGGCGCGCGCCACGTCGACCCTGGGCGTGGGACTCCACTTCAATCTTCTCCTTGGCACCCCGCTCACCGCGGCGGCGTCACTCCGCCGCCCGACCGGCGAGTTCCTGTCGCTGGGCGCGCTGGCGCGCCGGGCACTGCGCGGGGCCCTCAGGACGGACGACATCGTCGCGGAGTGCGAGGCGCAACTTGCCGCGCTGGCCGGCGCCGGCATTCGCGTCACCCATATTGATTCCCACCGCCATACCCATGCGTTGCCCGTGGTGCACGGCGCTGTGGCGCGGGTGGCCGTGGCGCACGGCCTTCCGCTTCGGCGGCCGGTCGAATCGCCGCTCCGGTTCGGCGGCGACCCGGCGGGTCAGGTGCGCGGGGCGCTCGTCGCGTGGTCGTGGCGCCTGTCGTCCATCGGGGCGCCCCCGACGCACGCGCCGGATCACTTCATCGGCATGTCGCTGCAGGGCCGCCGCCGGTTTGCGTCACGGTTGGCGCATGTGCTGGGCTCTTTGCCCTGCGGCACCAGCGAGCTGATGGTGCACCCGGGACGCGTGGACGCCGCGCTCGCCGCGATCGACGGCTACACGTGGCCGCGCGAGCGCGAGCGAGCGGCGCTCACCGATCCGGCGCTCGTTGCCCTGTTCCAGCGCTTCGAGATCGCCCTCGTCGATTTCAGCGCACTCTGA
- a CDS encoding glycosyltransferase, translated as MLPGGSASGGDTPFLTLVVPVYNGAARLPANLCQLKEFLAAQPYTSELILVDDGSAESTARALREFVASNPTVVLLRNDPNQGKGASVRRGMLAARGRYRVFMDADLAYPPTEINKILRDLEAGADVAIACRVLPESRYLMSPNFFRYLYTRHVMSRAFNLMVRSVLLRGVLDTQAGLKGFTARAAEAVFPRVTIPRFGFDVEVLYVAQRHALAVRQTAVHFRYDEEPSTVRFVKAAGTMAANLLHVKLNGWRGRYD; from the coding sequence ATGCTCCCTGGCGGGAGTGCCTCGGGCGGCGACACGCCGTTCCTGACCCTCGTCGTGCCGGTCTATAACGGGGCCGCGCGGCTTCCCGCGAACCTGTGCCAGCTGAAGGAATTCCTGGCCGCGCAGCCGTACACTTCCGAACTCATCCTGGTCGACGATGGGAGTGCCGAGTCGACGGCGCGCGCGCTGCGTGAATTCGTGGCCTCGAATCCGACGGTCGTACTGCTCCGCAACGATCCCAACCAGGGCAAGGGGGCGAGCGTCCGACGCGGCATGCTCGCCGCGCGCGGTCGGTACCGCGTGTTCATGGACGCGGACCTCGCGTATCCTCCAACCGAGATCAACAAGATCCTGCGCGATCTCGAAGCGGGGGCCGACGTGGCCATCGCCTGCCGCGTGCTGCCCGAGTCCCGCTATCTGATGAGCCCGAATTTCTTCCGGTATCTCTATACGCGTCATGTCATGAGCCGCGCCTTCAACCTGATGGTCCGGTCGGTGTTGCTGCGCGGCGTACTGGATACGCAGGCCGGTCTCAAGGGGTTCACGGCCCGCGCCGCCGAGGCGGTGTTCCCGCGCGTGACCATTCCGCGCTTCGGGTTCGACGTCGAAGTGCTGTACGTGGCCCAGCGGCACGCGCTGGCCGTTCGACAGACGGCGGTGCACTTCCGCTACGATGAGGAACCGTCCACCGTGCGGTTCGTCAAGGCGGCGGGGACGATGGCCGCCAACCTGCTTCACGTGAAGCTCAACGGCTGGCGAGGCCGCTACGACTGA
- a CDS encoding APC family permease, whose product MANAIFGVKRLLVGRPLPSDRLEHERLNKKTALAVLSSDAISSVAYATEQILIVLAVLGTMALRYVLPISAVIVGLLMLVALSYRQTIFAYPNGGGSYTVAKDNLGIGAGLVAAAALLTDYILTVAVSISSGVAAITSAYPALAPWTVTMCVAAIALLAMVNLRGVRESGAAFSVPTYIFIASMLALLGVGLFRLAFAHTLAPSAGPVRVDVVSQAHGTAMGGGFAGFALVFLMLRAFAEGCVAMTGTEAISNGVTAFRTPAPKNAAITLGWMAAILGTFFIGTSILAQRYGVMPSANETVLSQLGRHVFGGGWAYYLLQYSTFAVLVLAANTAFADFPRLSSLLAEDRYMPHQLAARGDRLAFSNGIVALSLVAILLVWLFHGDTSALIPLYAIGVFLCFTLSQAGMVKHWFKARSKGWGWRAALNGLGAVATALVFIVQIATKFLHGAWIVVLIIPLIIWLLVAIHRHYVRFAEEIRYTGQSPLMFLHHTVVVPVSGITKATAGALVYATTISEDVRAVTVGVDGAATAAFRAQWEAWDIDVPLVVLESPYRSVIRPIVDYVKGLEEHGEADLVTVIVPEIVPHHWWEHLLHNKTALYIRTALLFRPKVVVTAVPYLLGHAARLQDLAFREDPVPAPATARGHE is encoded by the coding sequence ATGGCCAACGCAATTTTCGGGGTCAAACGGCTGCTCGTCGGCCGGCCCCTTCCTTCGGATCGGCTCGAGCACGAGCGGCTGAACAAGAAGACCGCGCTCGCCGTCCTTTCGTCCGATGCCATCTCCTCCGTGGCCTATGCCACGGAGCAGATCCTCATCGTGCTCGCCGTCCTCGGCACGATGGCGCTGCGGTACGTGCTCCCCATTTCGGCGGTCATCGTCGGCCTGCTGATGCTGGTGGCGCTCTCGTATCGGCAGACGATCTTCGCGTATCCGAACGGGGGCGGCTCGTACACGGTAGCCAAGGACAACCTCGGGATCGGCGCCGGACTGGTGGCCGCCGCCGCGCTGCTCACCGACTATATCCTGACCGTGGCCGTGTCCATTTCCAGCGGCGTCGCAGCCATCACGTCGGCCTACCCGGCGTTGGCCCCCTGGACGGTGACGATGTGCGTGGCCGCCATCGCCCTCCTCGCCATGGTGAATTTGCGAGGGGTTCGCGAATCAGGGGCGGCCTTCAGCGTGCCGACGTACATCTTCATCGCGTCGATGCTCGCGCTCCTCGGCGTGGGCCTGTTCCGGCTGGCCTTCGCCCACACGCTGGCGCCGTCGGCCGGTCCCGTGCGCGTGGACGTCGTTTCGCAGGCGCACGGGACGGCCATGGGCGGCGGATTCGCCGGATTCGCGCTGGTGTTCCTCATGCTCCGCGCGTTCGCAGAAGGATGCGTAGCGATGACCGGTACGGAAGCCATCTCGAACGGCGTCACCGCGTTCCGCACGCCGGCGCCGAAGAATGCCGCCATCACACTGGGCTGGATGGCGGCGATTCTCGGCACCTTCTTCATTGGCACGAGCATTCTCGCGCAACGGTACGGCGTGATGCCGAGCGCCAACGAGACCGTGTTGTCGCAATTGGGGCGCCACGTGTTCGGCGGAGGATGGGCGTACTACCTGCTCCAGTATTCCACGTTCGCCGTGCTCGTCCTGGCGGCCAATACGGCCTTCGCCGACTTCCCACGCCTGTCGAGTCTGCTGGCCGAGGACCGCTACATGCCGCACCAGCTCGCAGCGCGTGGCGACCGGCTGGCCTTCTCCAACGGCATCGTCGCGCTGTCGCTGGTGGCCATCCTGCTGGTGTGGCTGTTCCACGGCGACACCTCGGCGCTCATTCCGTTGTATGCGATCGGGGTGTTCCTCTGCTTCACCCTCTCGCAGGCCGGCATGGTGAAGCACTGGTTCAAGGCGCGGAGCAAGGGGTGGGGGTGGCGGGCGGCGCTCAACGGACTCGGCGCGGTCGCCACGGCGCTCGTGTTCATCGTGCAGATCGCCACCAAGTTCCTGCACGGCGCATGGATCGTGGTCCTGATCATTCCACTCATCATCTGGCTGCTGGTTGCGATTCACCGCCACTACGTGCGGTTCGCGGAGGAGATCAGGTACACGGGACAGTCGCCGTTGATGTTCCTGCACCATACCGTGGTCGTGCCGGTGAGTGGGATCACCAAGGCCACGGCGGGCGCGCTCGTCTACGCGACGACGATCTCAGAAGACGTGCGCGCCGTGACCGTGGGGGTCGATGGTGCCGCGACCGCGGCATTTCGCGCCCAATGGGAGGCGTGGGACATCGACGTGCCGCTGGTGGTGCTCGAGTCGCCGTATCGCTCGGTGATCCGCCCGATCGTGGACTATGTGAAGGGATTGGAAGAGCACGGCGAGGCGGATCTGGTAACCGTGATCGTGCCGGAGATCGTGCCGCACCACTGGTGGGAGCACCTGCTGCACAACAAGACGGCCCTGTACATCCGGACCGCGCTCCTGTTCCGGCCCAAGGTCGTGGTCACGGCCGTGCCGTACCTGCTGGGGCACGCGGCGCGGCTGCAGGATCTGGCGTTCCGGGAGGACCCGGTTCCGGCGCCGGCCACGGCGCGGGGCCACGAATAG
- a CDS encoding glycosyltransferase family 4 protein yields the protein MRICLITPYDLSHDGGVNRHIITLAQALQRLGHDMQILGPASGETPPRCDSLRGVVPVRANGSRARVGLLVSGSAVRRYLQRGRFDIVHVHEPWVPGPARYAVRFAEAPLVATFHTFAESEPRMATLARRALARPLRRLSLGIAVSGPAADFARRVFHGPMHIVPNGIDPTTFATPHLPPGLDVPAVAARESGALRLLFVGRCDEPRKGLRHLLAAAALLRERGRHVELRVVGHGDPLIFGDLVRRSGAVFMGRVDDHRLVEMYRWCDVFCAPSTHGESFGVVLIEAMASGRPVVASDIPGYRDATEGAAILVPPANPEALAAAILRAADDEVLRRHVVQMGWQRAHQLAWSRVALTINALYEHAAAAADATRRDVVGVPA from the coding sequence ATGCGCATCTGTCTGATCACGCCATATGATCTTTCTCATGATGGCGGAGTCAATCGACATATCATCACCCTGGCCCAAGCGCTGCAGCGCCTCGGCCACGACATGCAGATTCTCGGGCCGGCGAGCGGCGAGACGCCGCCGCGGTGCGACAGCCTGCGCGGTGTGGTGCCCGTGCGAGCCAACGGATCGCGGGCGCGCGTCGGGTTATTGGTCTCCGGGTCGGCCGTGCGGCGGTACCTCCAGCGCGGGCGCTTCGACATCGTGCACGTGCACGAGCCGTGGGTGCCCGGACCCGCGCGGTACGCCGTGCGCTTCGCCGAGGCGCCGCTCGTGGCGACCTTTCATACGTTCGCGGAATCGGAACCGCGGATGGCCACGCTGGCCCGCCGCGCGCTCGCCCGCCCGCTCCGGCGGCTGAGCCTCGGGATCGCGGTGTCGGGGCCCGCGGCGGACTTCGCGCGCCGCGTGTTCCACGGTCCCATGCACATCGTGCCCAACGGCATCGATCCCACCACGTTCGCCACGCCGCACCTGCCGCCGGGGTTGGACGTGCCCGCCGTCGCGGCGCGCGAATCGGGCGCGCTCCGTCTGCTGTTCGTGGGCCGGTGCGACGAGCCGCGCAAGGGGCTCCGCCATCTGCTGGCGGCCGCTGCGCTCCTGCGCGAGCGCGGCCGTCACGTCGAACTGCGTGTGGTGGGCCACGGCGATCCCCTCATCTTCGGCGATCTCGTGCGGCGGTCCGGCGCCGTGTTCATGGGGCGCGTGGACGATCACCGGCTGGTGGAGATGTACCGGTGGTGCGACGTGTTCTGCGCGCCCTCCACGCACGGCGAGAGCTTCGGCGTGGTGCTGATCGAGGCCATGGCGAGCGGCCGCCCGGTGGTGGCGAGCGACATTCCGGGCTACCGCGACGCCACGGAGGGCGCCGCGATCCTCGTGCCCCCGGCGAACCCCGAGGCGCTCGCCGCGGCGATTCTGCGCGCGGCCGACGACGAGGTGCTGCGCCGCCACGTGGTGCAGATGGGCTGGCAACGGGCCCACCAACTGGCGTGGAGCCGGGTGGCGCTCACGATCAACGCCCTGTACGAGCACGCCGCGGCCGCGGCGGACGCGACCCGTCGCGACGTCGTCGGCGTGCCGGCGTGA
- a CDS encoding glycosyltransferase family 87 protein, which yields MQLEAPNVPEASPPARSATLRWLAALYGVTAVGVALQRTLFPPPENNIVIFRAAFHHLMAGQNLYAAYPAIYTDYFKYSPTFALLFAPFALLPLVPGYVLWALVCAAAVFIGMTRVLPPRQAAIALAIAWLGVLGDMQRAQSNALCAGLMMLGWAAMERDRQWRAAGAIMAGGFIKLFPVAALAGAIFHQRKWRFATIVAVTIVVGAALPLVAVHWSSLSAQYHWWRATETRDAVPLPRYGVSGAELYAGLMGQFRVWFGVQWPFWPTQLAGIVVLLAPLLRGPAAWTRQFRITFLASILVFCVLFNHQAESPSYSIAMIGAAVWFAASERTWWRTALTVACLVIVNFVSPDLMPHAFYDGFYVKYLVKTVPLIPLWFAMQGELWGLVPVDEFRAAATDA from the coding sequence ATGCAACTCGAGGCCCCGAACGTTCCGGAGGCGTCGCCGCCGGCGAGGTCGGCGACCCTGCGATGGTTGGCCGCCCTGTACGGCGTGACCGCCGTCGGCGTCGCGCTGCAACGCACGCTGTTCCCGCCGCCGGAGAACAACATCGTGATCTTCCGGGCGGCTTTCCACCACCTGATGGCCGGGCAGAATCTGTACGCGGCCTATCCTGCGATCTATACGGACTATTTTAAGTACAGTCCGACGTTCGCCCTGTTGTTCGCGCCCTTTGCCCTGTTGCCGCTGGTACCGGGCTACGTGCTCTGGGCGCTCGTGTGCGCGGCCGCCGTCTTCATAGGCATGACGCGCGTGCTGCCGCCGCGGCAGGCGGCGATCGCGCTCGCCATCGCGTGGCTCGGCGTATTGGGCGACATGCAGCGGGCGCAGAGCAACGCCCTGTGCGCTGGGTTGATGATGCTCGGATGGGCGGCGATGGAGCGCGACCGCCAATGGCGGGCGGCCGGCGCAATCATGGCCGGCGGGTTCATCAAGCTCTTTCCGGTGGCCGCGCTGGCCGGCGCGATCTTTCACCAGCGGAAGTGGCGGTTTGCGACCATCGTAGCCGTCACGATCGTCGTGGGTGCCGCCCTTCCGTTGGTGGCGGTGCATTGGTCTTCATTGAGCGCGCAGTATCACTGGTGGCGCGCTACCGAGACGCGCGACGCCGTGCCGCTCCCACGCTACGGCGTGAGCGGCGCGGAGCTGTATGCCGGGCTGATGGGGCAGTTCCGGGTCTGGTTCGGCGTGCAGTGGCCCTTCTGGCCCACCCAGCTCGCCGGGATCGTCGTGCTCCTCGCGCCGCTGCTCCGCGGGCCGGCCGCGTGGACCCGGCAGTTCCGGATCACGTTCCTCGCGTCGATTCTGGTGTTCTGTGTGCTGTTCAACCATCAGGCCGAATCGCCGTCGTACTCGATCGCCATGATCGGGGCCGCGGTCTGGTTCGCCGCTTCGGAACGGACCTGGTGGCGTACGGCCCTCACCGTGGCGTGCCTCGTCATTGTGAATTTCGTATCGCCCGACCTGATGCCCCACGCGTTCTACGACGGCTTCTACGTCAAGTATCTCGTCAAGACGGTGCCGTTGATTCCGCTCTGGTTCGCCATGCAGGGCGAGTTGTGGGGGCTGGTCCCCGTCGACGAGTTTCGCGCCGCGGCCACCGACGCGTGA
- a CDS encoding flavin reductase family protein yields the protein MRKSILPLSRVYGLLEPGPVVLLTTKSGRKANVMTMSWHMMIDFEPPLVGCVVSERDYSFKALRTSRQCVINIPTVELAAAVVGCGNTSGRDEDKFADFGLTPAKASRVRPPLIEECYANLECRVVDARLVTRYNLFILEVVRAWHDRSVTRPKTLHHLGYGTFMVAGRRLSLPSRMR from the coding sequence ATGCGAAAGTCGATCCTGCCGTTGTCGCGGGTCTACGGCCTGCTCGAGCCGGGCCCGGTCGTGCTGCTGACCACGAAGAGCGGGCGGAAGGCGAACGTCATGACCATGTCGTGGCACATGATGATCGACTTCGAGCCGCCCCTCGTGGGCTGCGTGGTCAGCGAGCGGGACTACAGTTTCAAGGCCCTCCGGACGTCGCGCCAGTGCGTCATCAATATTCCGACGGTGGAACTGGCCGCTGCCGTCGTGGGCTGCGGCAACACGTCGGGCCGCGACGAGGACAAGTTCGCGGACTTCGGGCTCACGCCCGCCAAGGCCTCGCGCGTCCGGCCGCCGCTGATCGAGGAGTGCTACGCGAACCTCGAGTGCCGGGTGGTCGACGCGCGGCTGGTCACGCGGTACAACCTGTTCATCCTCGAAGTCGTCCGGGCCTGGCACGACCGATCGGTGACGCGGCCCAAGACACTCCATCACCTCGGGTACGGCACGTTCATGGTCGCGGGCCGTCGCCTCTCGCTCCCGTCGAGGATGCGCTAG